In Lentibacillus sp. JNUCC-1, the genomic window TGTGGTCTGTCTGCCGCATATAGGTTCCGCGAGTTATGAAACGCGTTGGGAGATGCTCAAGCTATGTCTCGATAATATCAAAGCGGTTTTGAACGGTAATGACGCGCTCACACCGGTCAAATAAAAAACCAGGCGTTCGTTTTGAACGCCTGGACATTTAAAAGACCTGTTCGATTTCTCTCACACCGGGAACTTCAGCCATCAAGGCGCGCTCGATACCGGCTTTCAATGTGATGGTTGAGCTGGGACAGTTGCCGCAAGCGCCCATCAGACGAAGAAGTACAATTCCATCTTCATCAACATCAACGAGTTCTACGTCTCCTCCATCACGAAGCAAAAATGGACGTAATTTATTCAAAACTTCCTGTACTTGTTCCTGCATATGTCATCTTCTCCCTTCCGCTTAATATAGTATAGGATGATCTGCAGAAAAAATCTATGTCTAATTGAGAACATCAATCAATTGGTTACTTTCATTTTAACTTTAAACGCAGATTTTGTAAAATGAAATTGATGGGTTTTTCCGGAATACCGGTAAAATAAATAAAGGGGACAGCAAAATGACAAGTTCAATATTGATTACAGTGTATGGGGCTGAACAAATCTGTGCCAGCTGTGTCGGTGCACCAGGATCTAAAGATACCTACGAGTGGCTGCAAGCCGCAATTGGCCGCAAATATGAGGACGATCATATCGCTTATGAATACGTAGATATCGATCAGCCTCAAAACGATGAACAGCACCATGCGTTTGTGGAACGTATTTTTGACGAGGATTTGTTTTATCCCATTGTGTTTGTTAATAATGAAATGGTTGCAGAGGGCATACCACGCTTGAAAGAAGTTTATAAAGAACTTGATGCTTCTGGGCTAAGCAGAAATAATTGAAGTATCCGCTAGGTTGGTTGTATACTTGATAGAGAAAGAAATCGTACAAAAAGGAGGTAGTTGCATTGGCATTGCCATTTACATTAACAGACAGTGCAAGGGATCAAGTACGTGAAATGATGAAAGAAGAAGAAAATGATGTCCGGTTGCGCTTTGGCATTCAGGGCGGTGGCTGCAGCGGCTTGTCCTACAGCCTCGGTTTTGATGATGAAATAAACGAAGACTTGGATTTAACAGAAGATATAAATGGAATTCCAGTCGTTATATTTAAGCAGGATATTCCTATTATAGAAGGTACAAAAATTGACTTTAAGCAAAATATGATGGGTGGCGGGTTCGCAATTGATAACCCGAACGCCATCGTTAATTGTGGCTGCGGGTCTTCTTTCCGGGCAAAAGACAAAGAAGGCACGCCAGAAAAATGTTAATACCATACAAAAAGAACCGGTGCTAAAGCATCGGTTCTTTCTTAATAATTAAGGCGCTTCTGCTTTTTAACGTCCAGCTCCAGCGCCTATCCCCTCGAGTCATAAGCAATACCGCTACGTGGCAAAGACCGCCACTGCGCGTTCTTGCTTATGATATTCGGGGATGACCAAGGCGCTTCCGCTTTTGATCCTAAAACATGCTGGTTGAGTGTTTTGGTTGTATACGTGCTTTGGGATCGATGTATTGTTTGGCGTTGTTAATGGCAGTTGGTCCTTCTCCAAATCCTGTGGCAATCAATTTTACTTTCCCAGGATATGTGGTGATATCTCCTGCAGCATAAATTCCGGGAATGTTGGTCTCCATTTTAGTGTTGACAACAATGCTGTTTTTATCGATTTCCAATCCCCAGTCTTTGATTGGACCAAGCGTTGAGACAAACCCATAATTACATAACACAGCATCGACATCTAAGGTGATCTTGTCATCGCCCTTAACTTCTTCAAGCTTCAGCTGATTAATTTGATCGGTTCCGGAAACATCAATCGGTACATAAGGGGTAAGGATATTAACAGTCGAGTCCATTAGTTGGGCCACACTGCTTTCATGTGCTCTGAAAGAATCACGACGGTGAATCAAGGTGACTTTTTTAGCAATGGGTTCCAACATCAAGGCCCAGTCCACAGCCGAATCGCCACCGCCTAGTAATGCCACATGTTTATCCTTGTAATGGTTCATGTCTTTCACATGATAATGCAAATTGATATCTTCAAATTGTTCTGAGCCTTCAATCTTAAGGCGTCTGGGCTGGAATGCGCCATTTCCGGCTGTGATAATGATGGTTTTTGTGAAATGTTTGTCACCCGTATTGGATGTGAGTTCAAATGTTCCATCCTCATGTTTAACCACTGTTTCGATGGCCTGGCCGAGCACAATATCCGGATTGAATAAACGTGCTTGTTCCTCTAGGTTGTCGATCAGTTCTTGGGCGCGAACTTTCGGAAAACCAGCTACGTCATATATATACTTCTCGGGATACAGAGCTGTCAATTGGCCGCCTGTGTGAGGCAAGCTTTCAATGATTTTGACACTGGCCTGGCGCATACCGCCATAAAACGCGGTAAATAAACCGGTGGGCCCCGCTCCGAGAATGGTTATATCGTATATTTTATCTGTCATGGTCTGTCCCCTCCATTAATAACATATAGAAAGAAAACGACTCTTTCTGTCTTGCATCCACAAATATAGTATCATAAAAATGCATGGCATTGCATTGTTCGTGAGTTGTAAACAACGAAAGACGTTAGGTTTAATTGTGGAAAAACTTAAAAAGGGGTTGCATCAGACGTCTGAACAAGCTAATATATTTATGGTTAAAGTATTACAGTTTGGTTACAGAGTCGCCATGATTTTTGATCGACAGTTCATTAGCGACTGTTTATACGTGAACACACTCACAAGAATAGGGTAAATAGACATATAAAATAGAGATAGATAGGTGATTTAACAGTGAAGAATCCAAGCATTGTCATTTTAGGTGCGGGTTATGGGGAATCATGACCGCAGTCAAACTGCAGAAAGCTCTTGGAATTAATGAAGCACAGATTACATTGGTCAACAAACACGATTATCACTATCAGACGACTTGGCTCCATGAGAATGCGGCTGGCACCAGGCATCATGACCAGACTCGGATCCCTATCCAGGAAGTTGTTAATCTAAGTAAAATAAAATTTGTTCAGGACACAGTGATTTCGATTAAGCCAGATTCAAATAAGGTAAAACTTGCTTCAGATGAACTCGATTACGATATCCTCGTGATCGGCCTTGGTTTTGAATCAGCTACATTCGGAATACCTGGTCTCGAAGAAAATGCCTTCATGATCAACAATATAAATACTGCCCGTTTATTGCGCGAACACATTGATTACAACTTTGCCATGTATCATAATGAAGCGGAGAAAAATGATGGTCGTTTGAATATTGTGATAGGTGGCGGGGTTTTACTGGAATTGAATTTGCAGGAGAGCTGGCTAACCGAATTCCTAGGTTATGCCGGGAATATGATATTGATCCAGCCAAGGTAAGAATGATTACTATAGAAGGCGCACCAAATATAATGCCTGGGTTTGATCCTCAGCTTGCAGAATATGCCATGAATTCCCTGGAAGCTCGGGGTGTTGAATTTATCACAGGCGCCATGCTGAAATCATGCGAAAAAGATAAAGTTGTATATGAAAAAGATGGCATGAGTGAAGAAATTCCAACCTTAACAACCGTTTGGGCTGCAGGTGTAAGAGCCAATTCTATTGTGGAGAAATCCGGATTTAAAACAAACCGCGGCAAAGTTGAAGTTTGTGGGGATATGCGCACACCAGAGTATGATAATGTGTTCGTAGTCGGAGATTGTGCTTTAATTATGAACGAAGCATCCGGAAGGCCGTATCCGCCGACAGCTCAGATTGCCATTCAGGAAGCAGAAACCGCAGCACGGAATATAAAAGCATTGGTGCGCGGTGGGGATATGGAAACTTTTGAACCCAACCTCAAAGGGACTGTTGCATCACTCGGACACGATGATGCCATCGGTGTAATCTTTAAAGATACAAAGATATTCGGCTGGAAAGCAACATTTATGAAAAAAGTGATTGATAATCGTTATTTACTCAAACTTGGCGGCCCGAGTCTTATGTTGAAAAAAGGAAAGTTCAATATTTTTTACTAAAGATCTTTAAGCAAAGGCACAGAGAGGATGCCTTTGCTTTTTCGGGCTAATAAGATACACTATAGGGTGGATAAACAGGAGGGAACGACATGATTCAGGCATTTGTTGAAGTGATCTTATTTTTTGTGATGTTTTTTGGACTGGCATTTATTTTAAATATGCTGTTGCGGCGTACTTGGCTGATGTCAGGACTTTATATTATTATCATTATCATTATGATCGACGGGGTATCGACTATTGAATATTTCACCAATCCAAAATCAACTTTCAGTATCGCATGGGATAAACTGACAGGCATTGGCGCATTTGATTATATTGTGTTTTTGGCAGGTTTTATAGGGACGATCGTCTCGGGTATTGTCATTAAAAAACTAAGAAAAAGTGGCTATCAGATGTTTTAAATGAATAAAAGTGCTTCGTTTAGGGGATGATACATCAGAGAGGTGTTTTCATTGATAAAAACGAAGCATTTTTTAAAGCATTGTTTAATGATCGGATTATTCTTTGCAGCGCTCTATTCTACATTTATGTTTGTAACCAATATGTCCCTTTCAGATGTTCATACCTTCATGAACACAGAAAAAGGTGAAGAAGAAATTGCTGCAACGCCAACTGCTGCTTCAAAAGATAGAGATATAGCTTTACAGCTTAAAAATGTAAAAGCAGATAGCTCGGGCCAAGGAATGGACAAGCCTAAAACCCTTGAGGACACAATCGACTTATCGGGATACCCACGTGACCGAGTCATTGCCACTGGGTATACGGCAGGTGCTGAATCAACTGGAAAAACGTCAGACCACCCACAATACGGTATTACGTATTCAGGACTCGAAGTCGAACGTAACATTTATTCAACAATAGCAGCTGACTTGGACGTATATCCTTTAGGGACCATACTTTTTATCCCAGGTTATGGATATGGTGTGGTGGCAGATAAGGGCTCAGCAATCCAAGGGAATAAAATAGATCTTTATTACCCTACAGTTAAAGAAGTATTTGCCAATTGGGGCAAGAGAGAACTAGATGTCTATGTGATTGAAATGGGAGATGGCGATTTAACGGAAGAAACATTTAATAAACTGAATGAAACAGAAGCGTTGCAAGTATTTCGAGAACAGATTATTAATCCTTAAAAAAATGATTGAACAAAATGTGGCTTAAAAGACTTCGTGTTTGCGAGGCCGTTGAAGATCAGAAAAAACCCGAAACTGTCCATAATAAAGTGGAGGTGTTCGGGTTTTTTATGCAATCATTTTTTAGTATAAGTTATACAATAAAAAAGCGAGTATAATTCCGGAGATACTTCCAAAAAAAACTTCTATAGGCTGGTGACCGAGCAGCTCTTTTAATTCTTTGCGTTTTTCATAAGCTTCTTTTCGCTGCCAGTCTTTTGCTTCGCCGACAAAATATTGGAAATCCCTGATCAGCTGGTTAAGCAAAATGGCGTGCTCGCCTGCTTGCCTACGAACTCCCGAGGCATCAAACATAATAATAATGCTAAAGACACATGACACGGCAAACAACGTAGAGGAGACACCGTCGATGATCCCGATTCCTGTTGTAAGAGCTGAAACAGCTGCCGAATGGCTGCTGGGCATCCCGCCTGTGCTGAAAGCAAGCCCCGGCTTGAATTCATGGGTAACAATTAAGCGAATTGGTATTTTGACAACTTGGGCAAAAACGATTGCAGACAAAGCTGCAATTAAGGGGAAATTGAGTATTAAATCCATCTGTGTTGCAACATCCTTTCTGTGTTGCTTTTTTGTCTGACAATTGATATGTCTAGTTTAGCATATCTGAGACTTAAAGCATAACAGGTTCAGAAGGAAATGTTGATGATTTAGGCAAGTTGTTTTGTGCGTGTTTGTGTCCAATGAGTGGGCAGCCGTTTGCTGATTTGCACCATGAAAACTGCAGCAAGAACAGCCATGCCTGCGTCTTTAATAAGAAATGGAATCATACCACTCCAAGCCACTGTATAGGAAATTTCCAGATCAAGCCAGCTGTTCATGGCGAGATACATATAATTGACTCCAACCATATAGTTGATCGTTAACCCTGCAATTGCCCCGGTCATATAAATTCCAAGTGATGGTTTCTTTTTCTGCTCAGCAATCCACCCTGCAATAACAGCGACTAAAATAAATGATAAGATAAATCCCCCAGTAGGCTTAATAAGCTGTACGGGGCCTGCTTGTAAGTTGGCAAATACAGGGACGCCCGCTATGCCGATCAGAACATAGGTAAGAAGAGCCATTAAAGCCCGTTTCGCTCCCAACATCAGACCAGTAAGAATCGCAAAGAAGGTTTGCAGAGACAGTGGAACGCTCGCACCACCAATGGGTATTGCAAGGAACGGAAACCATACTGTAATGTTAGCTCCGATTGCCATTAAACATACAAAAACAGCTCCAAACGTTAAATCAACAGTTCTTAGTTTCAAGACTTCATCTCCTTTCATTACTATATTAAAAAGGAGAAACGGAACAATGTCAACCTTTATACGTAAAAGGTTAACAATCGGATAGACAAAAAAGATCCCTGCAACAGTTTGGCGAGGGATCCTTTGAAGAAGCTTATTGAATGATGGCATCCAAAGCAATTTCCATCATATCATTAAAGGTTGTTTGTCGTTCTTCTGCTGTCGTTTCTCCACCTGTCAGGATATGATCGGAAACGGTTAGAATGGATAATGCCTGACGACCATATTTAGCTGCAAGGGTGTATAGCGCTGTCGTTTCCATTTCAATTGCAAGCACCTTATAAGCGGCTAACAATTCATTCACTTCTTTGGCGTTGTCTCTGTAGAAAGTATCACTTGTGAAGACGTTTCCGACTTGAGTGCTTAACTTCTTCTCTTGGGTGAGATCATATGCTTTTTTGAGCAAATCAAAGTCTGCCAGTGGCGCGTAATCAATACCGCCAAAAATCATCTTGTTGACCTGTGAATCGGTTGTAGCACCTTGGGCCAGAATAACATCACGCACTTTGATGTCTTTTTGAATGGCGCCACAGCTGCCGACACGAATTAATTTTTTGACGTCATAACTCTGGATCAGCTCGTTGACATAGATTGAAATAGAGGGTACTCCCATACCAGTTCCCTGAACAGAAACGCGTTCCCCTTTGTACGTTCCAGTGAATCCATACATTCCGCGAACTTCATTATATTGAACAACATCGTCGAAATATTGTTCCGCTATGAATTTGGCACGGAGCGGATCTCCTGGTAAAAGTATTTTATCTGCAATTTCGCCTTTTTTTGCTCCAATATGTACACTCATTAAAATAAGCCTCCTGAAAGCTATATTGTTTTCCAAGTAAAAGATATCATAACCCATGTATAAAAACAAATAACTGCACAACCTATGAAGACGCATTATTCGTGTTCTAAATATCATAACTGTTTCATCATAGCGGAATTTGTATTATAATATACGTGTACTACTATTAAGTGAAACGGTTAACAACTTCTGTATGTACAATAATAAGATTATACTTGAGGAAGGATGGAAGTCGTCATGAAAGAACAAACATTTACAATTACTGCTGAAACAGGTGTCCACGCTCGTCCTGCCACATTGTTGGTGAATAAGGCGGGACAGTATCAGTCAGAGGTAGAGGTTTCATATAATGGCAAAACAGTTAATTTGAAGTCAATTATGGGCGTTATGTCACTGGGGATTCCTAAAGGAGCAGAAATCACTGTGAAGGTTGACGGAAACGATGAAGAAGATGCCATGAATGGCGTTGCTGAAGTGATTAAAGAACAATTGGGTGAATAACTTGCAATTAAGCCGGAGAAAATATAACTCTGGCTTTTATTTTTATCGGAAAAAGACTTTTGTGAGATGATGAGGTGAGAGTATGAAGATATCTGTTTCCAAACTGCCCGGAATTGGACAAAAAATTACGTTTAAAGCCTCTGAAGGCAGTATGCTGGTGATTGTTGTTCATCATACAGGAAAAAGAGAGTTATATTTTTTTGAAGACAGTGATCAGGATGAAGCTGATTTTGTAATGGATTTATCTCCTGATGAAACAAGGGAATTAGCTGCTCAACTGCTAGGGGCAACATACCAGCCCGCAGACATTGAAAAGATTCGAATGTTCAAGAAACAGATCATCGTTGATTACATTAAAATTACTGAGCAGTCACCGCTTATATACAAAACGATAGAGGAATCAGATATCCGCAACCATACAGGTGCTACAATTATCGGCATCGTGCATGGAGACGATGTCATTGCTATACCGGAAATCGATACGACATTAAAGCCGGGCGATGTCGTCATGGCAGTCGGCAAGGACGAGCAGATATCGGCATTGTCAAAGCTATGTAAAGGCGAAGGGTGATGCGTTTTGCTGGATAATTTGCCGATTTTGCTTGATGCCGGACTGATTTTAATTGGAATATTCCTCCTCGGCTTCTTTGCTTTAAAAGTCAAGATACCCAGTGTTGTGTTTTATATTCTATTCGGTATTTCATTAACTGGCCTTCTGGATCATAACCAGTTGCTTCACTTTTCAAGCGAAGTCGCTATTGTCTTGCTATTCTTTTTGCTGGGATTGGAATTCAGTACGAAACGTCTTGGAGACATTGCCAAGAAAATTTGGCATGCTGGTTTGCTTGACGTCGTGCTGAGTTTTGGCATAACGATGTTGATCGCAATTTTATTCGGCATGGATCTGATGACAGCCTTCTTGATCGGTGGTATTACGTACGCAACCAGCTCATCCATCACGGCAAAGCTTCTGGATGATAAAGGGCGCATGGCTAATACAGAAACAGAGTTCATGCTTGGTTTGCTTATCTTTGAAGACTTAGTTGCCCCAGTTGCAGTGGCAGTCATGATTGCTCTTTCAACCGGTGAGGCGTTTACAACTGGTGCGTTGCTGATTTTAGTTGGAAAAATAGTCGGTCTGGCCCTTGTCGCTATAGTGCTTGGCAAGACCTTATTTCTGCATTTTGAGGAATTTCTTGAGAAATTGGAAGAAGAGGATATCAAAATTGCTTTGCTTGTGGGAATTGCCATTTCTTACGGCGGGCTAGCAACATACTTAGGGCTCTCTGATGTTCTTGGCGCATTTCTTGCGGGCGTGATGCTTGCTGAGATTGGGAAAGTGGAACTGATCAAAGGTATTGTCACACCAGTAAGAGATTTGCTTTTGCCTACTTTTTTCGTTTACTTCGGGACAACCATTAGCCTTGGCGCTGGTGTTCCGATGCCTGTGTTGCTTGTGGTGTTGCTCATATGGTCAATTGTGGCAAAAGTGCTCGTTGGCATGATTGGCGGGAAGTGGTATGGGTTATCACCGCGCGTATCATTTAGAGCTGGGCTGTCCTTCTGTGCGCGTGGAGAGTTCTCGGTCGTCATCGCAAGTATAGCCGTTGGTGCGATAAAAGTATTCTCAGGTGTTTATATTGTCCTGGCCGCTTTTCTCGGCATGATTTTGTTTAACATGGCGCCGGCGATCACTACTAAAGTTTACGGTAAGCCTGTTAAGAAAAAGCAAGGCATCAAGGTTCCAGGTTCATAAACACAGCTTGAAAAGGCTGAGCCCCTTATGATGACAGGGAGCTCAGCCTTGGTCTGATATTACTTATGTGTAGTACAACTGATGGTACACGGTCTGTTCAAGATTTTCTAATGTCTGTAGCGCTTTATGGTTAAATGGTGTGTCTTTTTTGGATAGTTTGTTTTTCAGATCTTCAACTGCTTGTTTTAAAGAAGGACCATAGTCGGGAATAGCGCCTTCATAAGGATGAACCGCTGCTTTTTTAACATTCATTTTTTCATGTGGCGCCAGAGCCTTTCGTTCATGAAAAAAGACGCCCTCTGTCTGTCCATAATTGTGAATATCGCCTTGCAGCGGATGTTTTTCGACAGCGAGGACTTCCACTAAATACTGTTCTCCGCGGTCTTGTATGATTTTCCCTATGTATGTGCCGGATTTCTGATGGGCGCGTACGGTCTCTCCTGTATTAAATACTTGTGCCATTTTTCATTCCTCCTCTTGTCCATTGTGCCAGAATCCAGCCTGTTTGGCTAATGAACGATAATTTGCTATAATGATTTTGGAAGGACGTGAGTCACCATGATGGAGTTTTTGTATTTTCCTGAAGATAAAATGGAATATATACCGGCATTTATTTCATTAACGATATTTATGATTGGCGCAGTTGCGGCAATGTACTTTTTTTATAAAAAGTCCAAAAAAGATGAACAGGCGTTTAATGAAAAATTTGAGGAACAGCTGAAACAAGAAGAAAAACATTCAACATATAACGACCACAGTATACAATAGCCAGAATATCTCACTTGAGCGAAGCTTCTAACCGACAGAAGCTTCTTTTTGTTTGCTGCTTTTGTATAGATAATTACTGCGTATGCATATTAAGGCACAATATAAGTAAACTGCGAACTAACTTATGACTGCCTTATGCAGCCGCTCGGGGGAAACACTGCGCTTTCCGCGGGCGCTGCTGAGCCTCCTCGGTCTGCCGACCTCCGGGGTCTCATCGAGGCTTTGCATCCCGCGGGAGTCTCCGTGTTTCCCCCGAGCTAGGTGTGGAATGCTCACCTTCTTTCTCTTGCTTAAGCAGAACGGTTGAGGGTGTGAATGCGCATATAGGAGTTGGGATCACTTATAACCGGAAATAAATGCTCATAAGCAAACCGTGATTACGCATAAATCGGAATTAATAGCATAAGTGGACCTAGTACTAACTGCTAAAGAAGTGTTTACGTTCTTACTTGAATTTTGAGCAGAACCGTCCAAACACCACTTTAACATAAAGTGATTGGAGCGGAGGGAAGACTCCTGCGGGAACAGCACGAGTCTGAAGACCCCACAGTGAGCACATTAAGGATGGTCGACTAAGACCGTCCTTTGCGGACAACGTCGACATACCCCTTGCCGGGGCAAGGAGGATGAAGCCGTGCCCGCGGCTAGAAGACACTGTGAAAGTGTCCTTCTTGAACAGATGTCGCACTTGAGCTGTGATAAAGTTAAAGCGACTTCCCGCAGCGCAAATCACGATACTTTCATTGTGGTGGTTAGTTGCCAGAAGCAGCCATCCAAGTTTTCATTAGTTCGCATTTTGTGTCGACTATTTATGATAAAGGGGATTTGTTTACATATTTAATCAGGATTCGGCAAAAAGTATCAGTGAAAGGAAGTATGGCGTATGCGTGTATTTATTTTGACACTGATGCTTTTTCTGATGGCCTGTCAGCAGCAGGAGGATACCACACGAGATGTGGATATGTATAACTCATCTGGGGATATGATTGGTACAGCGAAATTATCGGAATCTCCAGAGGGTGTGAATGTTAAATTGAAGTTGGAAGGTCTGATTCCCGGTTTTCACGGAATCCATGTTCATGAATTTCCTAAATGTGAGGGTCCGGATTTTAAAAGCGCAGGGAATCATTTTAATCCTGAAGGCAAAGAACATGGGCTGTTGCATCCGGAAGGTCCACATTTAGGAGACTTGCCAAATATTGAGGCAGACAGTGGCGGATTGGTAGACGCTGAGCTTATGGTGAGTGGGGCAACGCTTCTTGACGGCAAGAAGTCTATCCTGCAAGGAGAGGGAACGTCACTGATTATACAGGAAGGGCCTGATGACGGCATGAGTCAGCCTGGTGGTGATGCAGGCGCACGAATTGTCTGTGGTGTTATTAAAACAGATGAAGAGGCTGGTGGTGAAGAAAGCCCCACAGACCCTACAGATTTCAATGAAGAACAAGAAGAGTAACGATGCTTAAAAAAGAGGGGTGTATGCCCCTCTTTTTAAAAGCGTCTATTAACCGCCTCCACCACTCGCGTGACGCCTTCTTCCAAAGTTTCATGCGGGCAGGCAATGTTCATGCGCATATATTGAGAGCCTTCTTCACCATATGCAGCCCCATTATTTAAACCAACTTTCGCTTCTTTAACAAGAAAGTCTTTAATTTCTTCATTTGTCATACCTAACTTACTGAAATCAATCCAAAGAAGATAAGTCCCCTCAGGCTCTAGAACGTTTAATTTGCCGTTTGTATCTTCTGTTAATCGTTTTATAACATAGGTCTTATGGGATTCCAAAGTCGTCATCAATTCGTCCAGCCATTTTTCACCGCACCGATAGGCCGCTTCAAGAGCAAAATTGCCCATTGTGTTCAACATTTTAAGCCCCTGTTTTTCAAAAGCTTCATCAAGCTGTTTGCGTTTGTCGTCATCTTCAGTAATTATGTAAGATGCTTGCAAACCAGCGAGATTGAATGTTTTTGAAGGGGACATACAGGTAATGGTCTGCTTTTTGATGTCATTTGACAAAGATGCAAGCGGGATATGTTTAAAGCCTGGATAAACCAAGTCACAATGAATTTCATCTGAAATCATTAGAACATCATATTCAAGACACAATTCAGCCATCCTTTGAAGTTCATCCTTTGTCCAGACACGGCCGACTGGGTTGTGAGGCGAGCACAAGATAAAAGCTTTAACCCCTTGCTTTAATTTATTTTCAAAATCCTCAAAGTCAATGGTGTAGTAACCATTTGTTTCAGTGAGTGGATTTTTAATCAATGTCCGGTCATGCTGTTCGATCACGCTGTAGAATGGTGTATAGACAGGAGATTGAATAAGGATGCTGTCTCCCGGTTCTGTAAACGTCTGAACTGCAATATGCAGGCTTGTTACCACGCCAGGACTAAAGGTTAACCATTCCCCCTGAATGTCCCAGTTATGCCTTTTGCTGATCCAATCTATAATGGCGGAGTGGATATCATTGTCAATGCTTGTATAACCATATACGCCATGATCGACCCGCTTTTGCAATGCTTGGGTCACGGCCTCAGGCGCTTTGAAATCCATGTCAGCCACCCACATTGGCAAGACGTCATCTGTTTCAAATAATAACTGAAGTGCGTCCCATTTGACCGAACGTGTGTTTTTGCGGTCAAGAAGTTGCTCAAACTGTCTCATCTTTAAACCTCCAAATATCAAATTAACTATATTATAACGTACAATCACCATTTACCATATGAATTGAGCTAACAGCTCGGGTATTTTATAATTTCCTAAGAAATAAAAAAAGACAAAGCGAGGGTTCGCTTTGTCCACAGGGGGAATACGAGAAAGTCTTACGTTATTAGTAT contains:
- a CDS encoding NifU family protein — encoded protein: MQEQVQEVLNKLRPFLLRDGGDVELVDVDEDGIVLLRLMGACGNCPSSTITLKAGIERALMAEVPGVREIEQVF
- a CDS encoding biotin transporter BioY — translated: MKLRTVDLTFGAVFVCLMAIGANITVWFPFLAIPIGGASVPLSLQTFFAILTGLMLGAKRALMALLTYVLIGIAGVPVFANLQAGPVQLIKPTGGFILSFILVAVIAGWIAEQKKKPSLGIYMTGAIAGLTINYMVGVNYMYLAMNSWLDLEISYTVAWSGMIPFLIKDAGMAVLAAVFMVQISKRLPTHWTQTRTKQLA
- the deoD gene encoding purine-nucleoside phosphorylase; translation: MSVHIGAKKGEIADKILLPGDPLRAKFIAEQYFDDVVQYNEVRGMYGFTGTYKGERVSVQGTGMGVPSISIYVNELIQSYDVKKLIRVGSCGAIQKDIKVRDVILAQGATTDSQVNKMIFGGIDYAPLADFDLLKKAYDLTQEKKLSTQVGNVFTSDTFYRDNAKEVNELLAAYKVLAIEMETTALYTLAAKYGRQALSILTVSDHILTGGETTAEERQTTFNDMMEIALDAIIQ
- a CDS encoding cation:proton antiporter regulatory subunit, producing MKISVSKLPGIGQKITFKASEGSMLVIVVHHTGKRELYFFEDSDQDEADFVMDLSPDETRELAAQLLGATYQPADIEKIRMFKKQIIVDYIKITEQSPLIYKTIEESDIRNHTGATIIGIVHGDDVIAIPEIDTTLKPGDVVMAVGKDEQISALSKLCKGEG
- a CDS encoding YuiB family protein, which codes for MIQAFVEVILFFVMFFGLAFILNMLLRRTWLMSGLYIIIIIIMIDGVSTIEYFTNPKSTFSIAWDKLTGIGAFDYIVFLAGFIGTIVSGIVIKKLRKSGYQMF
- a CDS encoding divergent PAP2 family protein, yielding MDLILNFPLIAALSAIVFAQVVKIPIRLIVTHEFKPGLAFSTGGMPSSHSAAVSALTTGIGIIDGVSSTLFAVSCVFSIIIMFDASGVRRQAGEHAILLNQLIRDFQYFVGEAKDWQRKEAYEKRKELKELLGHQPIEVFFGSISGIILAFLLYNLY
- a CDS encoding phosphocarrier protein HPr: MKEQTFTITAETGVHARPATLLVNKAGQYQSEVEVSYNGKTVNLKSIMGVMSLGIPKGAEITVKVDGNDEEDAMNGVAEVIKEQLGE
- a CDS encoding 3D domain-containing protein, with product MIGLFFAALYSTFMFVTNMSLSDVHTFMNTEKGEEEIAATPTAASKDRDIALQLKNVKADSSGQGMDKPKTLEDTIDLSGYPRDRVIATGYTAGAESTGKTSDHPQYGITYSGLEVERNIYSTIAADLDVYPLGTILFIPGYGYGVVADKGSAIQGNKIDLYYPTVKEVFANWGKRELDVYVIEMGDGDLTEETFNKLNETEALQVFREQIINP
- a CDS encoding cation:proton antiporter, giving the protein MLDNLPILLDAGLILIGIFLLGFFALKVKIPSVVFYILFGISLTGLLDHNQLLHFSSEVAIVLLFFLLGLEFSTKRLGDIAKKIWHAGLLDVVLSFGITMLIAILFGMDLMTAFLIGGITYATSSSITAKLLDDKGRMANTETEFMLGLLIFEDLVAPVAVAVMIALSTGEAFTTGALLILVGKIVGLALVAIVLGKTLFLHFEEFLEKLEEEDIKIALLVGIAISYGGLATYLGLSDVLGAFLAGVMLAEIGKVELIKGIVTPVRDLLLPTFFVYFGTTISLGAGVPMPVLLVVLLIWSIVAKVLVGMIGGKWYGLSPRVSFRAGLSFCARGEFSVVIASIAVGAIKVFSGVYIVLAAFLGMILFNMAPAITTKVYGKPVKKKQGIKVPGS
- a CDS encoding NAD(P)/FAD-dependent oxidoreductase, which gives rise to MTDKIYDITILGAGPTGLFTAFYGGMRQASVKIIESLPHTGGQLTALYPEKYIYDVAGFPKVRAQELIDNLEEQARLFNPDIVLGQAIETVVKHEDGTFELTSNTGDKHFTKTIIITAGNGAFQPRRLKIEGSEQFEDINLHYHVKDMNHYKDKHVALLGGGDSAVDWALMLEPIAKKVTLIHRRDSFRAHESSVAQLMDSTVNILTPYVPIDVSGTDQINQLKLEEVKGDDKITLDVDAVLCNYGFVSTLGPIKDWGLEIDKNSIVVNTKMETNIPGIYAAGDITTYPGKVKLIATGFGEGPTAINNAKQYIDPKARIQPKHSTSMF
- a CDS encoding HesB/IscA family protein; translation: MPFTLTDSARDQVREMMKEEENDVRLRFGIQGGGCSGLSYSLGFDDEINEDLDLTEDINGIPVVIFKQDIPIIEGTKIDFKQNMMGGGFAIDNPNAIVNCGCGSSFRAKDKEGTPEKC
- a CDS encoding YuzD family protein, which gives rise to MTSSILITVYGAEQICASCVGAPGSKDTYEWLQAAIGRKYEDDHIAYEYVDIDQPQNDEQHHAFVERIFDEDLFYPIVFVNNEMVAEGIPRLKEVYKELDASGLSRNN